In the genome of Candidatus Eisenbacteria bacterium, the window CGCGAACGGGTCATGAGCGTGGGTGCCGTCGGCGCTCACACGTCCGAGGTCGGCGAGCGCGGTCCATTCGGAGCGGGTGGAGCCGAGGAGGAGACGGCGCCCTTCGACCTCGACGATCACGAGGTTCCGCCCGCGCCCGAGCGTCGCGCGGGAGAGGACCTTGATCTCCGCGGGAGGTCCGAACGAGATGTCCTCTTCTTCCGGCATGGGGCGGTTCAGGGCGCGCGCGATGCCGTACATCACGGCGAAGGCGACGGCCAGGGCGACGGCGTAGGTGAAGGTCGCGCTCACGTCCGGCTCCTTTCGGCGAGCGAGACGACGCGAACCGCCGCGCGCCCGTCGACGTCGACGAGGGTTCCGTACGCGACCGTCGCCGCGTTCGCGACGATCTCGACGACTCCGTTCGCATGACGGTCCAGGACGATCACGTCCCCGGGCTTCAGGTCGTCCACCTGTTCGGGGAGGAGATCCGCGTGGCCCGCGTCGACGACGATGTGGAAGTGCTCGCGTGGCGCGGGGACGAACGGCAGGTCCGCGCGGAGCGCCTGGATCTCTTCGGGGGTGAGGAGTCGGGACATGGGTCGAGGGCCTCGCTCTAGCGCGACGAGTTCCGGAGACGGGCGGCGCCGACGATGGCGCGCACGAACGCGACGTACCGGCGATTGCGGAGCATCTCGAGCACCTCGGCCTGGTTGTCGGCGGCCGTGTGGTTTCCGGTTCCGTTCGCCGCGTTGCGGCTCCGGTTGGCGGTCCTGGTTCGCTTCACACGCGTCCTCACACGCCTGCTGCGCTGGGTCCGTGGCATGGCGGAATCCCTCCTGGATGTCGCTCTGCACTGTCGATGTGGGGTGCCGGGGCGAGCCCGTCGTGGGGCTCCGGCGAGTGGTTCTGCAGAACCAGAAGGCAATGCGCGTGCCGGGGTGGCGAGGACCTGGCCGGGGTGAAGGTAAGTAGCGGAGGGCCTGTGGCTTGGAAGGGCGCGGGCAGAGGTGTCCGGCGACTCAATGGATCGGCATGGGCGGCGAAAACTTGAGCGAAACGCGAGACGCCGTGCAGAACGAAGCCGGGGGTGCCGAGGGGCTGACCGTGCCGTGGCAGCCGTGCAGCCGGCAGCCGTGCAGCCGGCAGCCGTGGTAGCCGTGCAGCCGGCAGCCGTGGTAAGCCGTGCAGCCGGCAGCCCTGGCGGCCGTGCAGCGGGAGCCGTGGCGGCCGTGCGGCCGGGAGCCGTGCCGACGTGCGGTCGCGCGGTCCGGCGCGTTACAGGATCAGCATCGCGTCTCCATACGAGTAGAACCGGTATTCGCGCGCGACCGCCTCGCGGTACGCGTCGAGCACGGGCTCCCGTCCGGCGAGCGCTGAGACCAGCATGAGGAGGCTCGACTTCGGCAAATGGAAGTTCGTGATCATCCCGTCGATCACGCGGAAGTCGAACGGCGGGAGGATGAAGAGCCCCGTCTCGCGCCACGCGCCGTCATCGGGTTCGCCCGCGAGCGCCCAGGACTCGAGCGTCCGCACCGCGGTGGTGCCGACCGCGACGATGCGATTCCCCAGTGCCGTGGCCGGTCCGGCGGAGGACTCCACGGCCCGGTGGCGGCGTTCGCGCGCGGCGCGGATCGCGGCCACGGTCTCGGGCGGAACTCGGTAGGGCTCGGAGTCCAGGACATGCTCGGCGGGGTTCTCGGTCGCGACCGGACGGAAGGTCCCCGGTCCCACGTGGAGCGTGACGGTGGCGATCGTGACGCCGAGCGCCCGAAGGGCGTCCGTGACCTCGTCGGTGAAGTGAAGCCCGGCGGTGGGCGCGGCCACCGACCCGGGATCCCGGGCGAAGATGGTCTGATATCGCTCGCGGTCCTCGGGTTCGTCCGGCCGGTCGATATACGGCGGAAGCGGAATGTGTCCAACCCGTGAGAGCCAGGTTTCGAATGAGACAACTTGCCCCGGGGCAAGTTCGGCCGCGGAGGTGTCCACCTTTCCTGACACCACTTGCCCCGGGGCAAGTGGATTCGCGGTGCGGACTGTCCCCGGGGCCCGTTGGGTCGTTCGCGAATGGGTTCCGGTCCTCACTTGCCCCGGGGCAAGTTGGCCATCCGGGTCGATGCGCCGAGGCGCGGCCGCTGGGCGGAACGCGACATGCCTCACCCCCCGCTCGCCGGTACCCAACACATGGGCCGAATAGGCCGGATCGGCGAAGTGGACCACGGCGCCGACCTGGAGCGCTCGGGCGGGACGGGCCAGGGTGGTCCAGATGCGCTCCGGACGGACCGCCGGCTCCTCGCGGAGGAGGAAGATCTCCACGTCGCGTTCGCCGGATCCCTCGGGGGATCCCGGTTGCGCGGCGCCGACGGCGCCGATGGCGCCGATGGCGCCCCTCCTCAGCCGGCCCAGCAGCCGGGCCGGGATCACGCGGGTGTCGTTCACGACGAGGAGGTCCCCTTGCCGAAGGAGCGATGGCAGGTCCCTGAACCCCACATGGCGCACGCCGCCCGAGGCGCGATCCAGGACCAGCAACCGCGATCCGTCCCGACGAGGCGCCGGGTGCTGCGCGATCCGTTCGGGAGGCAGCTCGAAGTCGAAGTCGGACGTTCTCAAGCTCATACTGGAGGGCTACACTCCGCCCGTCGTCGGGGGGATCGGCCATGATCGGCTCCACCGTCTACGCGGCCCTGCTCACGCTCGTGCGGGCCGTGGTGGGAAGCTACTTCAAGCGCATCACGGTCCGAAACCTCGAACGGATTCCTTCCTCCGGTCCTCTGCTCGTGATCGCGAACCATCCGGCGACACTGAGCGAGGTCTTCCTCCTGGGCACACGCCTCGGACGGCGGTTCCACTTCCTCGCGGGCAGCTTCATCTTCACACCCTGGATTCGCGGTGTCATCGCGCGCGCGTGCGGCGCGCTGCCCGTGTACCGGCGGCAGGACCATCCGGACCTCACGTACCGCAACGAGGAGGTCTTCCGCGAATGCCACGGCCTCTTCGACCGCAACGGCGCGGTCGTGATCTTCCCCGAAGGCGAGAGCCTGACGGATCGCCGGATCCTCCCGCTCAAGACAGGTGCGGCCCGCCTCGCGCTGGGCTACGAATCGCTGCCGGGTCGCAAGGGGACGCTCTCCGTGGTTCCGGTGGGGGTCTTCTTCTCCGATCGCATGCAATTCCAGAGCGACGTCGTGCTCTCGGTCGGCGAGCGTCTCGATCTCGCCCCGTTCCTGAGCCGGGGAGAGCAGGACCCGCAGGGTGCCGTGCGCGCGCTGACCGAGGTCATGCAGCGGAGCCTCGAAGCGCTGATCCTGAACGTGCCGAACGACGTGATCGCGGAGTTCGTGCACGACGTGGAGCGGCTCTATCTGGAGGATCTCCGGGAAAGACGCCCCGGAGAGGAGGATCTGGAACTCCTGCGCCGGATGGCGAGCTGCATCCTCTACTTCCAGAAGGCGGACCCCGAGCGCGTCTACTCGGGCTGGCGCCGCACCCTGGCGTACCGTCGGAAGCTCGAAGCCCTCGGCCTCGCGCGGGCGGACGTGCGCCAGCAGGCCGACCGCCGCGCCGCCATGCGTTCCAGCCTGCGCCTCCTGATCGGCGGCCTGCTGGGAGCCGTCCCGGCGGCGGCCGGGCTCATCCTGAACTACGTCCCCTACCGGCTGACGAACCTGATCGCTCTGGCCACGACTCCGCGGGCCGTTCTGTTCTCCGCCACGCGCATCGTGGCGGGGGCGGTCATCTTCCCGCTCGCCTACGCGCTGACCGGCGCCGCGCTCCGCTTCGGGGCGGGATGGTCCTGGCCCGTGATCGCCGGCGTGCTCGCGCTCTCGATTCCGCTCGGCTTCTTCGCCTATCTCTACTTCCGATGGATCGCGCGGGAGCGCGCCACGCTCCACATGGCCGTCATCGCCTGGCGCAACCGGCATCTCCTCGGAAGGCTGAGGGCCGAGCGGAAGGATCTGATCCGGATGTTCGACGCCGCACGGAGGGACTACCTCGAGGCGGTCGGCGAGGAGGCGCCCACGCCCGCGCCGGCACTCTAGACCGCCGTCACTACGGCCGGAACCACGCGTTGCCGAACTGCACGTAGAGCGCGGGCTCGTCCGGACCCCAGGCGACGTCCACGCCCATGTGGAGCCCGAACCGCCGGGCGATCTCGTAGCGGAACCCTCCGCCGCCGGTGCCGATGTCGCGGGAGCTCTCGAACTCCATGAAGTCCGTCCACGCGCTGCCCGCTCCCACGAACCCGACCGCGCTCCAGCGCTTCCAGAACTGCCACCGGCCCTCGACCTCGAGGCTCGCGGCGCTCTCGCCGACGTACGCCATCATGGGCGCCCCTCGGAGCGCGATGAAGGGCCTCGCGTAGAAGGGCGCGTCGCCGAAGCTCGATGCGACCGTGCCACGCGCGCCGAGATGAACCCTCGGCGTGAGCGGGCGGTACGCGATCGCCGTGAGCCGGACCCGCTCGAAGTCCGACGAGCTTCCCAGCCACTCCCGGTAGATCCCGCCCTCCAGCGCCGCGCACAGACCGTTCAGCGGCGTGAACATGTTGTCGCGCGTGTCGTAGACGAGCGCCGGCATGACGCCTCCGACGCGCGACTCCAGCTCGTCGGGGACGATGCCCTCGGGGGGCGAATCGTTCTCGAACGTCGCGTCGAATCCGACGAGCCCGTACCCGAACCCGACCTGCGCCGGAGTGCGCCCGATCCGATACTTGGCCTGAGCCAGGCCACCCACCGGCTCGAGGTCGTAGCCGACCGGGTGCTCGTTGAGAGGCCCCTCGCCGATCCCGTAGAAATCGAGATCGATGGATCCCTTCACGACCGCGACGACGGTCTGCAGCCGGTCGTCCCGCCACGACGCGGTGTGCGCCGCGAATCCCGCCCAGCTGCCGTCA includes:
- a CDS encoding flagellar biosynthetic protein FliO; the encoded protein is MSATFTYAVALAVAFAVMYGIARALNRPMPEEEDISFGPPAEIKVLSRATLGRGRNLVIVEVEGRRLLLGSTRSEWTALADLGRVSADGTHAHDPFA
- a CDS encoding FliM/FliN family flagellar motor C-terminal domain-containing protein, with the protein product MSRLLTPEEIQALRADLPFVPAPREHFHIVVDAGHADLLPEQVDDLKPGDVIVLDRHANGVVEIVANAATVAYGTLVDVDGRAAVRVVSLAERSRT
- a CDS encoding 1-acyl-sn-glycerol-3-phosphate acyltransferase yields the protein MIGSTVYAALLTLVRAVVGSYFKRITVRNLERIPSSGPLLVIANHPATLSEVFLLGTRLGRRFHFLAGSFIFTPWIRGVIARACGALPVYRRQDHPDLTYRNEEVFRECHGLFDRNGAVVIFPEGESLTDRRILPLKTGAARLALGYESLPGRKGTLSVVPVGVFFSDRMQFQSDVVLSVGERLDLAPFLSRGEQDPQGAVRALTEVMQRSLEALILNVPNDVIAEFVHDVERLYLEDLRERRPGEEDLELLRRMASCILYFQKADPERVYSGWRRTLAYRRKLEALGLARADVRQQADRRAAMRSSLRLLIGGLLGAVPAAAGLILNYVPYRLTNLIALATTPRAVLFSATRIVAGAVIFPLAYALTGAALRFGAGWSWPVIAGVLALSIPLGFFAYLYFRWIARERATLHMAVIAWRNRHLLGRLRAERKDLIRMFDAARRDYLEAVGEEAPTPAPAL
- a CDS encoding S-adenosylmethionine:tRNA ribosyltransferase-isomerase; this translates as MSLRTSDFDFELPPERIAQHPAPRRDGSRLLVLDRASGGVRHVGFRDLPSLLRQGDLLVVNDTRVIPARLLGRLRRGAIGAIGAVGAAQPGSPEGSGERDVEIFLLREEPAVRPERIWTTLARPARALQVGAVVHFADPAYSAHVLGTGERGVRHVAFRPAAAPRRIDPDGQLAPGQVRTGTHSRTTQRAPGTVRTANPLAPGQVVSGKVDTSAAELAPGQVVSFETWLSRVGHIPLPPYIDRPDEPEDRERYQTIFARDPGSVAAPTAGLHFTDEVTDALRALGVTIATVTLHVGPGTFRPVATENPAEHVLDSEPYRVPPETVAAIRAARERRHRAVESSAGPATALGNRIVAVGTTAVRTLESWALAGEPDDGAWRETGLFILPPFDFRVIDGMITNFHLPKSSLLMLVSALAGREPVLDAYREAVAREYRFYSYGDAMLIL